Proteins encoded in a region of the Paenibacillus wynnii genome:
- a CDS encoding sugar phosphate nucleotidyltransferase, which translates to MKGIILAGGTGSRLFPLTKVTNKHLLPVGKYPMIFHSVFKLKQAGVNDILIVTGKDHMGDVVNLLGSGRDMGVCFTYKVQDEAGGIAQALDLAEHFVGKDQMVVILGDNVFEDDITPYVHNFQEQKIGAKILIQEVQDPKRFGVPELQGERIISIVEKPEQPKSNYAVTGIYMFDHKVFDIVKTLKPSNRGELEITDVNNAYINRNELSFDILQGWWTDAGTHSSLARANELSQGLNFGDAFGKLKL; encoded by the coding sequence ATGAAAGGCATAATCTTAGCAGGTGGTACAGGCTCGCGCCTCTTCCCCTTAACCAAAGTAACTAATAAACACCTTCTTCCCGTTGGTAAATATCCTATGATTTTTCACTCTGTCTTTAAGCTCAAACAAGCTGGGGTTAACGACATTCTCATCGTAACAGGGAAAGACCATATGGGTGACGTAGTTAATTTACTAGGTAGTGGTCGAGATATGGGCGTGTGTTTTACATATAAAGTTCAGGATGAAGCTGGAGGCATTGCCCAGGCACTTGATTTGGCTGAGCATTTTGTTGGTAAAGATCAAATGGTAGTTATCCTAGGGGATAATGTATTTGAAGATGATATCACTCCTTATGTTCATAACTTTCAAGAACAGAAGATTGGTGCCAAAATTCTAATTCAGGAAGTTCAAGATCCTAAGCGATTCGGAGTGCCTGAACTTCAAGGAGAACGGATTATCTCTATTGTGGAAAAACCAGAACAACCGAAATCTAATTATGCAGTAACGGGTATTTATATGTTTGATCATAAAGTATTTGATATCGTTAAAACCCTAAAGCCCTCTAATCGAGGTGAATTAGAAATCACTGATGTTAATAATGCATATATTAATCGTAATGAACTGTCATTTGATATTCTTCAAGGTTGGTGGACGGATGCAGGGACGCATTCCTCATTAGCGCGGGCTAATGAGTTATCACAGGGATTGAACTTTGGAGATGCATTCGGCAAATTAAAACTCTAA
- the rfbC gene encoding dTDP-4-dehydrorhamnose 3,5-epimerase, giving the protein MKVTPLKLQGASILEPIVHGDNRGYFMESYNEQIMHGFGINNHFIQDNQSLSAEVGVLRGLHYQLNPKAQTKLIRVLSGVIYDVIVDIRRNSPTFGQWVGVILSEYNKRQLLVPKGFAHGFCTLVPNTQVLYKVDEYYSPENDRGILWNDPALAIDWPVSTPILSDKDQRHPLLKDAELNFDV; this is encoded by the coding sequence ATGAAAGTCACTCCTCTTAAATTACAGGGTGCAAGTATACTGGAGCCAATCGTCCATGGAGATAATCGTGGCTATTTTATGGAAAGCTACAACGAACAAATCATGCACGGATTCGGTATAAATAACCACTTCATCCAAGACAACCAATCTCTTTCCGCAGAAGTTGGAGTACTTCGTGGCCTGCACTATCAGTTAAATCCCAAAGCTCAAACCAAATTAATTCGAGTACTGTCCGGTGTTATCTATGATGTTATTGTTGATATCCGTCGTAATTCGCCAACATTCGGTCAATGGGTTGGTGTTATTTTAAGCGAGTACAATAAACGACAGTTGCTTGTACCAAAAGGTTTCGCCCACGGATTCTGCACCTTAGTTCCAAACACACAAGTGTTGTATAAAGTGGACGAATATTATTCCCCTGAGAATGATCGCGGCATATTATGGAATGATCCAGCTTTAGCTATAGATTGGCCGGTTTCGACACCGATCCTTTCAGATAAAGATCAGCGTCATCCATTATTAAAGGATGCTGAACTGAACTTTGACGTATAG
- the rfbB gene encoding dTDP-glucose 4,6-dehydratase yields the protein MKLLVTGGAGFIGSNFVIYMLQQHPKYQIVNVDALTYAGNLENLKSIEDNPNYSFVKADITDVQAMDALFSQGIDVVVNFAAESHVDRSILEPEVFVKTNVLGTQVLLDASKKYSVTKFVQVSTDEVYGSLGATGLFTEETPLTPNSPYSASKAGGDLLVRAYHETFGLPVNITRCSNNYGPYQFPEKLIPLMISRALADQALPVYGDGMNIRDWLYVEDHCSAIDLVIHEGVNGEVYNIGGNNERTNVHIVNTVLQELGKPDSLITYVQDRPGHDRRYGIDPTKMTTKLGWKPKHTFETGIKETIQWYLNNKEWWTRIQSGEYQKYAELQYGSRLGDSL from the coding sequence ATGAAACTGTTAGTTACCGGCGGAGCCGGCTTTATAGGCAGCAACTTTGTAATATACATGCTGCAGCAGCATCCGAAATACCAAATTGTTAACGTAGATGCGTTGACCTATGCAGGGAATTTAGAGAACCTGAAATCAATTGAAGACAATCCTAATTATTCTTTCGTAAAGGCTGACATAACCGATGTACAGGCGATGGATGCACTGTTCAGCCAAGGAATTGATGTAGTGGTCAACTTTGCGGCTGAATCTCATGTGGACCGGAGTATTTTAGAGCCAGAAGTGTTTGTGAAGACGAATGTGCTAGGTACGCAAGTCCTGTTGGATGCGTCGAAGAAGTATAGTGTAACAAAGTTTGTTCAAGTATCTACGGATGAGGTATATGGATCACTGGGAGCTACGGGTTTATTTACGGAAGAGACCCCACTAACTCCGAACAGTCCGTATTCTGCTAGTAAAGCGGGTGGGGATTTACTCGTACGTGCATACCATGAAACTTTTGGGCTGCCGGTTAATATCACTCGCTGCTCTAACAATTACGGTCCATACCAATTTCCTGAAAAGTTGATTCCCCTTATGATTTCCCGTGCTCTGGCGGATCAGGCCTTGCCGGTGTATGGCGATGGGATGAACATTCGGGATTGGTTATATGTTGAGGATCACTGCAGCGCTATTGACCTTGTTATTCATGAGGGTGTGAATGGTGAAGTCTATAATATCGGTGGTAACAATGAACGGACCAATGTGCATATCGTGAACACTGTTCTACAGGAACTGGGCAAACCGGATTCACTAATTACTTATGTCCAAGATCGTCCTGGTCATGATCGCCGTTACGGCATAGATCCAACCAAAATGACAACCAAGTTAGGTTGGAAACCGAAACACACCTTCGAGACAGGTATAAAAGAGACGATACAATGGTATCTGAATAATAAAGAATGGTGGACTCGCATTCAATCGGGCGAATACCAGAAATACGCTGAGCTGCAGTATGGTAGTCGTCTAGGGGACTCCTTATAA
- the rfbD gene encoding dTDP-4-dehydrorhamnose reductase, with protein MKVLVTGSAGQLGQDVVLLLQQEGYEVLGCDRQEMDITNLDQCVDIIGRFAPDAVIHCAAHTAVDAAENDIDAAYLINATGTRNVALAAEKVGSKLVYISTDYVFDGMGTEAYHEYDNTDPKSIYGKSKRAGEILAQSLSSRYFIVRTSWVYGKYGNNFVKTMLKLGQEKPLLQVVDDQKGSPTYTVDLAHFLLELIQTEKYGVYHASNSGACTWYEFTGAIFEEAQDILDLNFTAKLEPCDTEQFPRPAPRPRNSVMEHLSIRTNGFQDIRHWREGLRDFLLELKD; from the coding sequence ATGAAGGTACTCGTTACAGGTTCAGCCGGACAGTTAGGGCAGGATGTTGTTTTACTTCTGCAACAGGAAGGCTATGAGGTGCTTGGCTGCGATCGTCAAGAGATGGATATAACCAATCTGGATCAGTGCGTAGACATTATTGGTAGATTTGCTCCTGACGCTGTTATTCATTGCGCTGCCCATACAGCGGTAGATGCGGCCGAAAACGACATAGATGCGGCGTATCTAATTAATGCTACAGGAACTCGGAACGTCGCGCTTGCTGCCGAAAAGGTAGGATCTAAGCTGGTTTATATCAGCACAGATTATGTTTTTGATGGGATGGGAACTGAAGCCTACCATGAGTATGATAACACCGATCCGAAGAGCATATACGGTAAGTCAAAACGGGCCGGGGAGATATTGGCACAAAGCCTATCATCCAGGTATTTTATCGTCCGCACCTCTTGGGTGTACGGCAAGTATGGCAACAATTTCGTAAAGACTATGCTGAAGCTTGGTCAGGAAAAACCACTGCTTCAAGTCGTAGATGACCAAAAAGGCTCGCCGACCTACACAGTAGATTTAGCACATTTCCTATTAGAGCTTATTCAAACCGAAAAATACGGTGTTTACCACGCTTCCAACAGCGGAGCCTGTACTTGGTACGAGTTTACGGGTGCTATTTTTGAAGAGGCGCAAGATATCCTTGATTTGAACTTCACAGCCAAGCTTGAGCCATGTGATACAGAGCAGTTTCCTCGCCCTGCTCCACGTCCGCGCAACTCAGTAATGGAGCATTTGTCCATTCGGACGAACGGATTTCAGGATATTCGCCATTGGCGAGAAGGTTTAAGGGATTTTTTGTTAGAGCTAAAAGATTAA
- a CDS encoding glycosyltransferase family 2 protein encodes MKNKTVSIHIVTYNSAEDIIECLVAVLEQDYPIEQVVVVDNASSDGCAEKVKVFFNSNNSGSKGTHLVLIQNQINTGFAPAHNQAISVTNTDYILVLNPDLTINPDYVSRLVDRMEADPQIGSATGKLLLKADHQIVDSTGLRMNRSRRAFDRGAGEPSDHWRESGPVFGVSGAAAMYSRRMINDISVEGEFFDGDFFAYKEDVDVAWRAQLLGWQGFFDGEAVGYHERGWKASGRDSKPMFIRRISYINRYKMIYKNEQLRTLFMTLIISIPYEMAAHGYMLLKEPGLIKAWKSFFAQSPALKRKRKYIQARAAGKNQ; translated from the coding sequence ATGAAAAACAAAACCGTTAGTATACATATTGTCACCTATAACAGTGCAGAGGACATCATAGAATGCCTAGTTGCAGTGTTAGAGCAGGACTACCCGATAGAGCAAGTCGTAGTTGTTGATAATGCTTCTTCGGATGGATGTGCGGAGAAAGTAAAAGTTTTCTTTAATAGCAACAACTCTGGTTCCAAAGGAACCCATCTTGTCCTCATCCAAAACCAAATCAACACCGGCTTCGCCCCTGCCCACAACCAGGCCATTTCCGTTACAAATACGGACTATATTCTAGTGCTTAACCCAGACTTAACTATTAATCCTGACTATGTGTCTAGGCTTGTAGATCGCATGGAGGCTGACCCACAAATAGGCAGTGCAACAGGAAAGCTTTTACTGAAGGCAGATCATCAAATCGTAGACAGCACAGGACTGAGAATGAACAGATCTCGTAGGGCCTTTGATCGTGGAGCTGGAGAGCCCTCTGATCACTGGAGAGAGTCAGGTCCAGTATTCGGCGTATCTGGGGCAGCGGCAATGTACTCCCGGCGTATGATTAACGATATCAGTGTCGAGGGAGAGTTTTTTGACGGTGATTTCTTTGCCTATAAAGAGGACGTGGACGTGGCTTGGCGAGCGCAATTGCTAGGATGGCAGGGATTTTTTGATGGGGAAGCCGTGGGATACCATGAGCGTGGATGGAAAGCGTCAGGTCGAGATAGTAAGCCTATGTTCATTCGTCGAATTTCATATATTAATAGATATAAGATGATATATAAAAACGAGCAGCTGCGAACTTTATTCATGACGTTAATCATATCAATACCTTATGAAATGGCTGCCCACGGCTATATGTTGCTCAAGGAACCGGGATTAATCAAAGCGTGGAAATCATTTTTTGCGCAAAGTCCTGCACTTAAGAGAAAACGGAAATATATACAAGCTAGGGCAGCGGGAAAAAATCAATAA
- a CDS encoding glycosyltransferase family 2 protein, whose translation MDCLRSVYESDTNYSYEIVLIDNNSRDESVEMISTEYPGVILIANEENTGFARANNQGIEIVSGRYVLLLNSDTVVRKDTLETMVALMDGRPDLGASGCKIILPDGSLDKACKRGFPTPAASFYYAFGFSRLFPDRPRFNGYQLGYLDPDLDYPVDCLVGAFMLLRRETIEQVGGLDENFFMYGEDLDWCFRIKEAGWGIYYYPQTTIIHLKGGSARRRPFKIVYEFHRAMILFHRKHYSKQYNSMINGAVYAGVGVKFAISLLRNALTFPRQVPLPSQSLSTIGQADSRNESNTEVRL comes from the coding sequence ATGGATTGCCTAAGGTCGGTTTATGAATCGGATACGAATTACTCCTATGAGATTGTTTTAATAGATAATAATTCTCGAGATGAATCGGTAGAGATGATCAGCACAGAGTATCCAGGTGTTATATTGATTGCGAATGAAGAAAATACCGGATTTGCCCGTGCCAATAATCAGGGAATAGAGATTGTCTCTGGACGTTATGTGCTGCTGCTGAATTCAGATACGGTAGTGCGGAAGGATACACTTGAGACGATGGTTGCCTTAATGGACGGAAGGCCGGATCTCGGGGCTTCTGGTTGTAAAATTATTTTGCCGGACGGGTCGCTGGACAAAGCGTGTAAAAGAGGTTTTCCTACACCGGCGGCTTCCTTTTATTATGCTTTTGGATTCAGCAGGCTTTTCCCGGATCGTCCGAGGTTCAATGGCTACCAGTTGGGTTATCTGGATCCTGATCTGGATTACCCCGTAGATTGTCTGGTGGGTGCGTTCATGCTGCTCCGGCGGGAGACGATCGAGCAAGTAGGTGGGCTGGACGAGAATTTCTTCATGTACGGTGAGGATTTGGATTGGTGCTTCCGCATTAAAGAAGCCGGCTGGGGCATTTATTATTATCCGCAGACGACCATAATTCATTTGAAGGGCGGCAGTGCCAGACGCAGACCGTTCAAGATCGTTTACGAATTCCACAGAGCAATGATTTTATTTCATAGGAAGCATTATAGTAAGCAGTACAACAGTATGATTAATGGAGCAGTATATGCAGGAGTTGGAGTAAAGTTTGCGATCTCCCTTTTGCGAAATGCATTAACCTTTCCAAGACAGGTACCTCTTCCGTCACAGAGCCTTTCTACTATCGGGCAAGCCGATTCCCGGAATGAATCAAACACAGAGGTGAGATTATGA
- a CDS encoding undecaprenyl-phosphate glucose phosphotransferase codes for MIRRNQRFLTQIYMVADFLVIQMSFLAAWWLKFKSGWMHFVNPLPVESYAYWSLIYGGISVMIGIVLSLYLPKRKKRFVDEFLKIFQVHIMSIFFLLGLMFFVKEIDISRAYLALYMGFLLLSIMLYRYVVKTMLKSLREKGFNRQYVLILGAGTLGKRFYNNLEQYPELGYEAIGFLDDYLTWDGIEEHRYKPILGTVDQLSGMLEMLPVDEVILALPLDAHSKYPSIIAACEKAGVRTLIIPDFFDYLPARPYFDNFAGMPMINVRDIPLDMAGNKMAKRLFDIIFSLFAIIMMSPVMLFVALGVRLTSAGAVIFKQERVGLNRRSFMMYKFRSMKMQQDGEEDTGWSTPEDPRRTRFGTFIRKTSLDELPQFFNVLMGQMSVVGPRPERPFYVQQFRGEIPKYMVKHHVRPGITGWAQSNGLRGDTSIEDRIKHDIFYIENWSLLFDIRIIFKTIRNGFKNNNAY; via the coding sequence ATGATTCGCCGTAATCAAAGGTTCTTAACACAGATTTATATGGTCGCAGACTTTCTGGTCATTCAGATGTCCTTTCTGGCAGCCTGGTGGCTCAAGTTCAAAAGCGGTTGGATGCATTTTGTGAATCCGCTGCCCGTAGAGTCTTACGCCTATTGGAGTCTTATATATGGTGGCATTTCAGTGATGATTGGTATTGTCCTGTCCCTTTATTTACCTAAGCGCAAGAAACGTTTTGTTGATGAATTTTTAAAGATCTTTCAAGTGCACATTATGTCTATCTTTTTCCTGCTCGGTCTGATGTTTTTTGTAAAAGAAATAGACATTTCCCGGGCTTACCTAGCCCTTTATATGGGATTCTTACTGCTGTCGATTATGTTATATCGATATGTGGTGAAGACGATGCTCAAATCCTTGCGTGAAAAAGGCTTCAACCGCCAATATGTTCTAATTCTTGGTGCAGGTACACTCGGTAAAAGATTCTATAATAATCTGGAACAGTATCCGGAATTGGGATATGAAGCCATAGGTTTTCTGGATGATTACCTTACTTGGGACGGGATTGAAGAACATCGTTATAAGCCAATTCTGGGAACGGTCGATCAGTTGTCCGGGATGCTTGAGATGCTGCCTGTGGATGAGGTGATATTAGCTCTTCCGCTGGATGCCCATTCCAAATACCCATCTATTATTGCCGCTTGTGAAAAGGCTGGGGTACGTACACTAATTATTCCCGATTTCTTTGATTATCTGCCAGCTAGACCCTACTTTGATAACTTTGCAGGTATGCCTATGATTAATGTGCGTGATATTCCACTGGATATGGCTGGTAATAAAATGGCGAAGCGATTATTTGATATTATATTCTCTTTATTCGCCATTATCATGATGTCTCCGGTGATGTTATTTGTTGCTTTGGGTGTGCGTTTGACCTCGGCAGGAGCGGTTATTTTTAAGCAGGAGCGAGTCGGCTTGAATCGACGCTCGTTCATGATGTATAAATTCCGCTCTATGAAGATGCAGCAGGATGGCGAAGAGGATACAGGCTGGTCAACACCGGAGGACCCACGCAGAACTCGATTTGGCACCTTTATTCGCAAGACTAGTCTAGATGAGCTGCCACAGTTCTTTAATGTCTTGATGGGGCAAATGAGCGTCGTAGGGCCCCGGCCGGAGCGTCCCTTCTATGTTCAGCAGTTCCGCGGTGAAATTCCCAAGTATATGGTTAAGCATCATGTTCGTCCTGGTATTACAGGCTGGGCTCAGAGCAATGGGTTGCGCGGTGACACCTCTATTGAAGACCGGATTAAGCATGACATTTTCTATATTGAGAATTGGTCGCTGCTGTTCGATATTCGTATTATCTTCAAAACGATCCGTAATGGGTTTAAGAATAATAACGCCTATTAA
- a CDS encoding phosphatidylinositol-specific phospholipase C/glycerophosphodiester phosphodiesterase family protein — translation MNEKRLIPSLIIAASLVVLLMITFGNQEEVSGTDFPEYRIVAHAMGGINELPYTNTFEAFIANYEQGTRLFETDLLLTGDGKLVARHEWTTHMSEMLGQLEILPANKQGVVLNYREFMNTPIQGMYSPLDWEMILDLLQHYPDAYIVTDTKEADPVLMIKEFEILTEAASRRDPALLERIIPQIYSRSMLAQIHEIHPFSHVIYTLYESQDSDQEVIDFVKDSGVDVTMPENRVTRKFVKALKNSGARVYVHTINDVQQIQKLSRMGVDGFYTDFVAENDLNPIHR, via the coding sequence ATGAATGAGAAAAGACTAATTCCATCCCTCATTATTGCAGCATCACTTGTGGTATTGCTAATGATTACATTCGGAAATCAGGAGGAGGTTTCCGGAACTGACTTCCCGGAATATCGTATAGTAGCGCATGCTATGGGCGGTATTAACGAACTGCCATATACCAATACCTTTGAAGCGTTTATAGCTAATTATGAGCAGGGCACTCGTCTATTTGAAACCGATTTACTGTTGACGGGTGACGGGAAGCTGGTCGCGCGTCATGAGTGGACTACCCATATGAGTGAGATGCTCGGACAGTTGGAGATTCTACCTGCAAATAAACAAGGAGTTGTCCTGAATTATCGTGAATTCATGAATACTCCGATACAAGGAATGTATTCTCCTTTGGACTGGGAGATGATCCTTGATCTGCTGCAGCACTACCCCGATGCTTATATTGTGACAGATACGAAGGAAGCGGACCCGGTTCTGATGATCAAGGAGTTTGAAATTTTGACGGAGGCAGCCAGCCGTCGGGATCCAGCATTGCTGGAGCGTATCATTCCGCAGATTTACAGCCGTTCTATGCTGGCGCAGATCCATGAGATCCACCCTTTTTCTCATGTTATATATACTCTTTATGAATCCCAGGACAGCGATCAAGAGGTGATTGATTTTGTGAAGGATAGCGGAGTGGATGTAACCATGCCGGAAAACAGGGTCACCAGAAAATTTGTGAAGGCGCTTAAAAATTCAGGAGCACGGGTATATGTTCATACCATTAATGACGTTCAGCAAATACAGAAGTTGTCCCGGATGGGTGTGGATGGATTTTACACTGATTTTGTAGCTGAGAATGATTTGAATCCTATTCATAGATAG
- a CDS encoding heptaprenylglyceryl phosphate synthase, whose amino-acid sequence MQSIQQMIKPWRHVFKLDPDRLISDEDLQSVCLSGSDAILIGGSTGVTYENTVDLLTRVRRYKLPCALEVSHLEAVVPGFDLYMIPMVLNSPEPAWILGHHRQAIERYGSFIPWERLLTEGYIVLNDDSSVARLTSAETELTAEAAAAYAQIADKLMKLPIVYLEYSGRFGDMDTVQTVRENVEYSQLFYGGGITGEAEATQAAALCDTVVVGNIIYRDIQQALRTVAAVKMTKPLTYL is encoded by the coding sequence ATGCAATCAATTCAACAAATGATCAAGCCTTGGCGGCATGTATTCAAGCTGGATCCTGATCGGCTAATTAGCGACGAAGATCTCCAGTCCGTCTGCTTGTCGGGCAGCGATGCCATCTTAATAGGAGGCTCTACAGGAGTAACCTATGAGAATACCGTGGATCTTCTAACCAGAGTACGGCGGTATAAGCTTCCTTGTGCTCTTGAGGTTTCTCATTTGGAAGCTGTTGTGCCGGGGTTTGATTTGTATATGATTCCTATGGTGCTTAATTCACCGGAACCGGCTTGGATACTCGGCCACCATCGACAGGCTATTGAACGGTACGGGAGTTTCATTCCATGGGAAAGGCTGCTTACAGAAGGTTATATTGTGCTGAATGATGACTCATCCGTGGCGCGTCTGACAAGTGCGGAGACTGAACTTACCGCAGAAGCAGCCGCAGCTTACGCACAAATAGCCGATAAGCTAATGAAGCTGCCGATTGTTTACCTGGAGTATAGCGGCAGGTTTGGAGATATGGATACGGTGCAGACTGTCCGAGAGAATGTGGAATACAGTCAGCTCTTCTATGGCGGCGGCATAACCGGTGAAGCTGAAGCAACGCAGGCTGCAGCCCTTTGCGACACCGTTGTTGTTGGCAATATCATCTACCGTGATATACAGCAGGCACTGCGTACTGTGGCGGCTGTCAAGATGACGAAACCTCTCACTTATTTATAG
- the pcrA gene encoding DNA helicase PcrA, whose protein sequence is MQPVNIQEAVSRLNPPQRQAVEITENPLLIMAGAGSGKTRVLTHRIASLIATRKAPPWAILAITFTNKAAREMQERVSKLVGPEGRDIWVSTFHSMCVRILRKDIERIGFTSNFSILDSTDQLSVVRNCMKELNIDTKKFEPKAVQAVISASKNELITPAQYEQKVGDYFEGLIAKVYKMYQRRLKSNNSLDFDDLIMKTIELFQEVPEVLDFYQKKFKYIHVDEYQDTNRAQYMLCKMLADNHHRICVVGDSDQSIYRWRGADITNILNFEEDYPEAKVILLEQNYRSTSNILNAANGVIALNTGRKPKKLWTDADEGPKIKVYRADSEHDEGYFVTGEISKNVKEGSAYQNHAILYRTNAQSRVIEEILIKSDIPYQIVGGIKFYDRKEIKDLLAYLRLLSNPDDDISLTRIINVPKRGLGDTTVGKLAAAAGERGISIFRVLQTVDDLGFAGRTRNMLVEFYDMIEALHRMVEFLSVTELTEKILEMSQYRLELQNENTLESRSRLENIDEFLSVTMEFEKNNEDKSLVSFLTDLALIADIDSVNDEEERSDAVVLMTMHSAKGLEFPTVFIVGMEEGVFPHSRAFQDNDELEEERRLAYVGITRAEKQLFLSCARMRTLFGRTTANAPSRFLEEIPEELKEDTVMNSDRFRRGGTEVGGAYGGRGFGGGSRGNFGGGNTSTATRNGAGSTGGTGPLAAGQNRVVVTTGGPQRTTGTGATASSGGFNAGDKVSHGKWGIGTVVSVKGSGNDTELQIAFPAPVGIKRLLAGFAPITKVE, encoded by the coding sequence ATGCAACCTGTTAACATACAAGAAGCCGTTAGTCGTCTGAATCCCCCTCAGCGGCAGGCGGTAGAAATCACCGAGAATCCTCTGCTGATTATGGCTGGAGCGGGCAGCGGCAAGACACGGGTACTTACACATCGCATAGCTTCGTTGATTGCCACCCGCAAGGCTCCGCCTTGGGCGATTTTAGCCATAACGTTTACCAATAAAGCCGCAAGAGAAATGCAGGAACGGGTATCCAAATTGGTTGGACCCGAGGGCCGGGATATTTGGGTATCTACGTTTCACTCCATGTGCGTACGTATTTTGCGGAAGGATATCGAACGTATCGGCTTTACCTCCAACTTTTCCATCCTGGATTCTACAGATCAATTGTCCGTTGTTCGCAATTGTATGAAGGAACTGAACATCGACACCAAAAAGTTCGAGCCGAAGGCCGTACAAGCTGTAATCAGCGCATCCAAAAATGAACTCATCACCCCTGCTCAGTATGAGCAAAAGGTCGGAGATTACTTTGAAGGCCTTATCGCTAAGGTTTATAAAATGTATCAAAGACGCCTGAAGAGTAACAACTCGCTCGATTTTGACGACCTCATTATGAAGACCATAGAATTGTTCCAAGAAGTCCCGGAGGTACTGGATTTCTATCAAAAGAAGTTCAAGTATATCCATGTGGATGAGTATCAGGATACGAACCGGGCTCAGTATATGCTGTGCAAGATGCTGGCGGATAATCACCACCGTATCTGTGTGGTAGGAGATAGCGATCAATCGATATACCGTTGGCGCGGTGCGGATATCACCAATATTCTTAACTTTGAAGAAGACTATCCAGAAGCTAAGGTTATTCTGTTGGAACAGAATTATCGCTCTACCTCCAACATATTGAATGCCGCTAACGGAGTGATCGCTCTGAATACCGGACGTAAGCCCAAGAAGCTATGGACGGATGCGGATGAGGGGCCGAAGATCAAGGTGTACCGTGCAGACTCCGAGCATGATGAAGGGTATTTTGTAACCGGGGAAATCAGCAAAAATGTGAAAGAGGGCAGTGCTTACCAAAATCATGCCATTCTTTACCGAACCAATGCCCAATCACGGGTAATTGAGGAAATCCTGATTAAATCTGATATTCCTTATCAAATTGTGGGCGGCATTAAGTTCTACGACCGTAAAGAAATTAAAGATTTGCTAGCGTACTTACGCCTGCTGTCCAACCCTGATGATGATATTAGCTTAACCCGGATTATCAATGTTCCGAAGCGCGGTCTGGGCGACACCACAGTAGGTAAGCTGGCAGCAGCTGCGGGAGAGCGTGGAATCTCTATCTTCCGTGTTTTACAAACCGTGGATGATCTCGGTTTTGCCGGACGGACTCGTAACATGCTGGTTGAATTTTACGATATGATTGAAGCCCTGCACCGGATGGTAGAATTCCTGTCCGTGACGGAGCTGACGGAAAAAATTCTTGAGATGTCCCAGTACCGTCTGGAACTGCAAAATGAGAATACACTCGAATCCCGCTCACGGCTGGAGAATATCGATGAGTTCCTATCGGTGACCATGGAGTTTGAGAAAAATAATGAAGACAAATCACTGGTTTCCTTCCTTACCGATCTGGCCCTCATTGCGGATATTGATAGCGTGAATGATGAGGAAGAACGCAGTGATGCCGTTGTGCTTATGACGATGCACAGCGCGAAGGGACTGGAGTTCCCGACTGTATTTATTGTCGGCATGGAGGAAGGAGTATTTCCTCACAGCCGGGCCTTTCAGGATAATGACGAGCTGGAAGAGGAACGTCGTCTTGCTTATGTAGGGATTACCCGAGCCGAGAAGCAGCTGTTCCTCTCTTGTGCACGGATGCGTACACTGTTCGGACGAACAACGGCAAATGCGCCATCCCGCTTCCTGGAAGAGATCCCGGAAGAACTGAAAGAAGACACGGTCATGAACTCCGATCGCTTCCGGCGTGGAGGAACTGAAGTGGGCGGCGCCTATGGCGGACGTGGCTTTGGAGGTGGAAGCCGTGGCAACTTTGGCGGAGGGAACACTTCTACGGCCACACGAAACGGAGCAGGTTCCACTGGAGGGACCGGACCTCTTGCAGCAGGCCAGAACCGCGTGGTTGTTACCACTGGAGGACCTCAGCGTACTACGGGAACCGGAGCTACTGCATCATCCGGTGGTTTTAATGCGGGTGATAAGGTGTCTCACGGCAAGTGGGGCATCGGGACGGTGGTATCTGTCAAAGGAAGCGGCAACGATACGGAGCTGCAGATTGCTTTCCCCGCACCGGTTGGCATAAAGCGACTGCTAGCTGGGTTTGCACCGATTACCAAAGTGGAATAG